Part of the Planctomycetota bacterium genome, AACGGGCGACGCTCTCCTCCTGGCCGTCCTGGCCGGAATCGAACTCGGATTCCTCCGCTATAACCGGCGCCCCGCCCGCATCTTCCTCGGAAGCTCCGGAAGTCTCCTCCTGGGCTACCTCCTGGCCGTGGCCGCCGGCCGGACCGCCGCTTCCTCCTCCGAACCCATGTCCCTCCTGGTTCCCCTGCTCATCCTCGCGGTCCCCATCTACGATACCGCTTCCGTCGTCTTCATCCGCCTCCGCGAGGGGCGCCCGGTCACCGTCGGCGACCGCAGCCACTTTCACCACCGCCTGCTCAAGATGGGATGGGATCCCGCTCAAACGGTTTCCTTCATCTCCACCGTCGCGGCCCTGACCGGCCTGGCCGCCGTAGCGCTTTCGCGGCTCGAATCCCCGACCCCCGCCGACTTCGCCTTTGCGGCCTTCGCCGCCGGCCTGCCTTTCATGGCCGAGCGCGCCGCCGCCCGAGCCTCCTCCCTGCCGTGGCGGCCCGGATTCCTCACACCCTCCAGGCGCTGGTCTGCGAAACCCCCAGAGACATGGGAGCGAATCCCGTAAACCGCAGCGCCGCACAGCCGGACATCAGCCGCGCCGCCGCCCAGTTCTGGGGATGATCCGAATTGTCCAGAACCAGCCAGCCCCCGGACTTTACCTTGGGCCGCGCCGCCCGCAGCGCCTCCACGCGAAGCGTCACCGCGTTGGCGCAATCGATCAGCGCGAGATCGAACGACGCACCCTCCAAGCCCTCCAGGAAGTCCACCGCTTTCCGGCCGCCCAGGACGTGAACCGACAGTCCCCCCGATCCCGCCCGTGCGAACCGCTCCCGCTCCGCCGCATACCGCACCTCGATCCCCGCCGCCCATTCGGGATCATGCTCCACCGTGGTCACCGTGGCCCCCCGCTCCAGAAACCAGAGCGTCGAGTTGCCGCCCCCAACCTCGAGCACCCGATGCCCCGGCCGAATCGTCCGCTCGAGAAACCGAATCGCATCCACCACCAAAAACGGACGCGGACGCTTCAGCAACGGACGCGAACGGGCCTCCCAGTACGAGGCGACGCACATCGGCAGCGCCAGCACGCTCCTCCAGGACGGCCAACGCCCCTGCAGATCCTGGAAGCGCGTGTGCGCCCGCACCCGCCCTCCGTCCCACGCCACGGTGTACCGGCCGGTCCACCGGTCCCTCCACGGGCGTTCGTAGTACGTCCGCACAACCGTTCCCGCCGAAGGCGCCGGAGCCCCCGTCATGCCGCCCTCCTGCCGGCTCGCGCCGGCCCCTGTTCCTCCATGTCCTCCAACGCCGCTCCCCAGAACTCCATGAGCCAGGCCGCCTGCGGGTGGAGATCCGCACGGCCCAGATAAGCCCGCAGGTAATAGGACGCCCGATCGACCAGATAGAGACGGAAGTGAAGCCCGAGATCGACGCCGAACCGGCGCGCCAGATCCCGCACGCCGTCCTTCTCCTCCATCGCGCCGACGTCGCGAAGAATCGCCCGGGCCGACCGCCGCCGGATCAGAACGCCCGACTGGCAGACAAAGTGAAAAAGATCGTGCAGAACAGGCGCTTCCCCCGCCAGCTCCCAGTCGTAGACCCCCAGGCGATCCCCCTGCGCGTGCAGATTCCACGGCGTGAAGTCCCCGTGCGCAAAGGCGAAGGAAACCTCCCGATCCACCGGAAGACTTCGGAACGCCTCCCGCAGCCGGACCGCCAGCCGGGCCGCCGCCCACCCTCCCAGTCCTTCCGGAACCTCCGAAAGCGCCTCCACCCGCTCCGCCACGGCGCGATAAAAAGAAGACGCCCCCAGCGCCTGCCGCCGCGCCGACCCCTCGACAAGCGCCGACAGGAAATCGACGAGGGTCCCGTCCTCAAGCCGTGCGGCGCCCCCTTCTTCCGGGCGCACGCTCGTCAGAAGGAGCGCGCCCGACGAATGCACCCCTTCCGGCGCCCGCGGCACCTCGAAGCGGGAAGGAAGCAGAACGCGCGCCCGGTCCAGCGCGACCGCCTCCGCCCGGACGAGTTCGCGCGCCCGAATGCCGAGCGGAATCTTCAGAAAATGGGTCACCCGACCGCCGCGGCCCAGTGCCGCGACCACCTTCTCATCCTGTCCCCGCGTCCCGGTGAAGAACGCCACATGCTCGAACCGCTCCGGCGCGTCGAGCCACGGGTTCAGAAGATCGATGTCCGAA contains:
- a CDS encoding phosphotransferase, with the protein product MNGPDSRLEAICRSLREWRGGGRAGTPCRFSCVRNSDGTVRWFFRSDTSHPAFLALYNATTLRGRLYAQAVRWLFRRGLGRLAVPETFEADFSDIDLLNPWLDAPERFEHVAFFTGTRGQDEKVVAALGRGGRVTHFLKIPLGIRARELVRAEAVALDRARVLLPSRFEVPRAPEGVHSSGALLLTSVRPEEGGAARLEDGTLVDFLSALVEGSARRQALGASSFYRAVAERVEALSEVPEGLGGWAAARLAVRLREAFRSLPVDREVSFAFAHGDFTPWNLHAQGDRLGVYDWELAGEAPVLHDLFHFVCQSGVLIRRRSARAILRDVGAMEEKDGVRDLARRFGVDLGLHFRLYLVDRASYYLRAYLGRADLHPQAAWLMEFWGAALEDMEEQGPARAGRRAA
- a CDS encoding class I SAM-dependent methyltransferase — protein: MTGAPAPSAGTVVRTYYERPWRDRWTGRYTVAWDGGRVRAHTRFQDLQGRWPSWRSVLALPMCVASYWEARSRPLLKRPRPFLVVDAIRFLERTIRPGHRVLEVGGGNSTLWFLERGATVTTVEHDPEWAAGIEVRYAAERERFARAGSGGLSVHVLGGRKAVDFLEGLEGASFDLALIDCANAVTLRVEALRAARPKVKSGGWLVLDNSDHPQNWAAARLMSGCAALRFTGFAPMSLGVSQTSAWRV